The Clostridium sp. AWRP genome has a window encoding:
- the miaB gene encoding tRNA (N6-isopentenyl adenosine(37)-C2)-methylthiotransferase MiaB: MINNVEKAAKNFFIETWGCQMNEEDSEKLSGMLKKLGYKRTEDRSSADLIIFNTCCVRENAELKVYGNLGMLKKLKVKNPSLIIAICGCMMQQKDMAKNIIKRFPFVDIIFGTHNSYKFPEYLNRVQQENTSVIEIQDKESGIVEGLPIDRESNVKAFVTIMYGCNNFCTYCIVPYVRGRERSRKPEDIEKEIKELISKGYKEITLLGQNVNSYGKTLEPKVSFSDLLRRINSIDGVERIRFMTSHPKDLTEDVIDAVAECSKVCEQIHLPVQSGSTSLLKKMNRNYSKEGYLNLVKKIREKVPDAAITTDIIVGFPGETEEDFEETLNLAREVQYDSAFTFIYSKRKGTPAYDFEEQIPEDIKHERFNRLVEVINESSARKNKAYEGRTEEILVEGTSKNDNTKLTGRTRSGKLVNFKGNKKDIGKLVKVKITKATSFSLLGEEI, translated from the coding sequence ATGATAAATAACGTAGAAAAGGCAGCTAAAAATTTCTTTATTGAAACCTGGGGCTGCCAGATGAACGAAGAGGATTCTGAAAAATTATCTGGCATGTTAAAGAAATTAGGATATAAAAGAACAGAAGACAGATCTTCTGCGGACTTAATAATATTCAATACCTGTTGTGTAAGAGAAAATGCAGAATTAAAAGTATATGGAAATCTTGGAATGCTAAAAAAGCTAAAGGTTAAAAATCCAAGTCTCATAATAGCCATATGTGGATGCATGATGCAGCAAAAAGACATGGCAAAAAATATAATCAAAAGATTTCCTTTTGTAGATATAATATTTGGAACTCATAATTCTTATAAATTTCCTGAATACTTAAATAGAGTTCAGCAGGAAAATACATCTGTAATTGAAATACAAGACAAAGAATCCGGAATTGTAGAAGGGCTTCCAATAGATAGAGAAAGTAATGTAAAAGCCTTTGTTACAATAATGTATGGATGTAATAATTTTTGTACCTACTGTATAGTTCCCTATGTAAGAGGAAGAGAGAGAAGCAGAAAACCTGAAGATATTGAAAAGGAAATAAAAGAATTGATTTCAAAAGGTTATAAAGAAATAACCCTCCTTGGACAAAATGTAAATTCCTATGGTAAAACTTTAGAACCTAAAGTAAGTTTCAGTGATCTTTTGAGGAGAATTAATTCTATAGATGGTGTTGAAAGAATTAGATTCATGACATCCCATCCTAAAGATTTAACTGAAGATGTAATAGATGCAGTAGCTGAGTGCAGTAAAGTATGTGAGCAAATACATCTTCCAGTACAATCGGGTTCAACTTCTCTTCTAAAAAAAATGAACAGAAACTACTCAAAGGAAGGGTATCTAAATCTTGTTAAAAAGATAAGAGAAAAAGTCCCCGATGCCGCTATTACTACAGATATAATAGTTGGTTTTCCAGGTGAGACAGAAGAGGATTTTGAAGAAACATTAAATCTTGCAAGAGAAGTACAGTATGATTCTGCATTTACTTTTATATATTCAAAAAGGAAAGGCACTCCTGCTTATGATTTTGAAGAGCAGATTCCAGAAGATATAAAACATGAAAGATTTAATAGACTTGTTGAAGTTATAAATGAATCTTCTGCTAGAAAAAACAAAGCTTATGAAGGAAGAACAGAAGAAATATTAGTAGAGGGTACAAGTAAAAATGATAATACAAAACTTACAGGCAGAACAAGATCAGGTAAGCTGGTAAACTTTAAAGGCAATAAAAAAGATATAGGTAAATTAGTTAAAGTGAAAATAACAAAAGCAACTTCTTTCTCACTTTTAGGTGAGGAAATATAG
- a CDS encoding PLP-dependent aminotransferase family protein, translating into MKINFSERANGLKASEIRELLKLTEMPEVISFAGGLPAPELFPVDGMKKVTQEVLEKDGQVALQYSTTEGFKPLRDIIAKQRMSREGVNVTGDDIIVTSGSQEGIEFSAKIFVNEGDTIICESPSYLGAIGAFKAYRPNFTEIEMDEHGIIIEKLEEELKKNKRVKMIYTIPDFQNPTGITMSDDRRKRIAELAKEYQVPVIEDNPYGELIFEGTTHPSIKSFDKDGWVIYLGTFSKTFCPGLRLGWICAAPEILEKYIIIKQGVDLQCSTLDQRATALFMQKYDLNEHVEEIKKVYGKRRTLMLESMDKYFPKEVTHTNPYGGLFTWVYLKEGLDSAEILKEALKENVAYVPGGPFFPNGGHKNHFRLNYSCMSEDKIVEGIKRLGKVLAKYY; encoded by the coding sequence ATGAAAATAAATTTTTCAGAAAGGGCAAATGGTTTAAAAGCATCTGAAATAAGAGAGCTTTTAAAATTAACAGAGATGCCTGAAGTCATTTCTTTTGCCGGAGGATTACCAGCACCGGAATTATTCCCTGTAGACGGAATGAAGAAAGTTACTCAAGAGGTTTTGGAAAAGGATGGACAAGTTGCTTTACAATATAGTACAACAGAAGGTTTTAAGCCTTTAAGAGATATAATCGCAAAGCAGAGAATGTCTCGTGAAGGTGTAAATGTAACTGGAGATGACATAATTGTAACGTCTGGATCTCAAGAGGGAATTGAGTTTTCAGCTAAGATATTTGTAAATGAGGGAGATACTATAATATGTGAAAGCCCAAGTTATTTAGGTGCTATTGGTGCATTTAAAGCTTATCGACCTAATTTTACTGAGATAGAGATGGATGAACATGGTATCATAATAGAAAAATTAGAAGAAGAATTAAAGAAAAATAAAAGAGTTAAAATGATATATACAATTCCAGATTTTCAAAATCCAACAGGAATAACTATGTCAGATGACAGAAGAAAGCGTATTGCAGAGCTTGCTAAAGAATATCAGGTTCCTGTAATTGAAGATAATCCATACGGAGAACTCATTTTTGAAGGCACTACACATCCATCTATAAAAAGTTTTGATAAAGATGGCTGGGTAATATACCTTGGAACATTTTCTAAAACTTTTTGCCCAGGTTTAAGACTTGGTTGGATATGTGCTGCACCTGAAATACTTGAAAAATATATTATTATAAAACAAGGTGTAGACTTGCAGTGTAGTACTTTAGATCAAAGGGCAACTGCACTTTTTATGCAAAAGTATGATTTAAATGAACATGTAGAAGAAATCAAAAAAGTATATGGAAAACGCAGAACGCTTATGCTTGAAAGTATGGATAAATATTTTCCAAAAGAAGTTACACATACAAATCCTTATGGAGGACTTTTCACCTGGGTTTATTTAAAAGAAGGCTTAGATTCTGCTGAAATATTAAAAGAAGCGTTAAAAGAGAATGTTGCCTATGTTCCTGGCGGTCCTTTCTTCCCAAATGGTGGACATAAAAATCACTTTAGATTAAACTACTCTTGTATGTCAGAAGACAAAATCGTTGAAGGAATCAAAAGATTAGGAAAAGTTCTTGCTAAATACTATTAA
- a CDS encoding pyridoxal phosphate-dependent aminotransferase gives MKLSDRILNMQFSPIRKLAPYAAEAKKRGIKVYHLNIGQPDVLTPDIFFKAISNFKENVLKYTESQGMDALQESFIEYYKKWGTEFTKDELLITNGGSEAIMLTFMTLCDPGDEILSPEPFYTNYNGFAQVASAKMVPYLTKAEEGFHLPPKEVIESKITDKTRALMISNPGNPTGTVYTAEELRMLGDIAKKHDLFLIADEVYREFVYDGLKYTSALTLKDIEDRVIIVDSISKRYSACGARIGLVASKNKNLIHNIMKLCQSRLCVPTVEQIGAAALKDTPESYFIETRKEYQKRRDILMDGLKKIPGVVCQKPTGAFYIVAKLPVPDAEDFSKYLLTEFNKDGKTVMVAPAGGFYATPGLGKDEVRISYCLNCDDLKDAMDLLKVAIEEYQKVKK, from the coding sequence ATGAAATTATCAGACAGAATTTTGAATATGCAATTTTCACCTATTCGTAAATTGGCACCTTATGCAGCTGAAGCTAAAAAGAGAGGAATAAAAGTTTATCACTTAAATATTGGACAACCTGATGTACTTACTCCTGATATATTTTTTAAAGCAATTTCAAATTTTAAGGAAAATGTACTTAAATACACTGAATCACAAGGAATGGATGCACTTCAAGAAAGTTTTATAGAATATTATAAAAAGTGGGGTACAGAATTTACAAAGGATGAACTCTTGATAACTAACGGTGGAAGTGAAGCCATAATGCTTACTTTTATGACTTTATGTGATCCTGGTGATGAAATACTCTCACCTGAGCCTTTTTATACAAATTATAACGGATTTGCACAAGTAGCTTCAGCTAAAATGGTTCCTTATTTAACAAAAGCTGAAGAAGGATTTCATTTGCCACCTAAAGAAGTAATAGAAAGTAAAATAACTGATAAAACACGTGCTCTTATGATTTCAAATCCAGGGAATCCAACTGGGACAGTGTATACTGCAGAAGAACTCAGGATGCTTGGAGATATAGCTAAAAAACATGATTTATTCTTAATTGCAGATGAAGTTTATAGGGAATTTGTATATGATGGATTAAAATATACTTCAGCCCTTACTTTAAAGGACATTGAAGACAGAGTAATAATCGTAGACAGTATATCAAAGCGTTACAGCGCTTGTGGTGCAAGAATTGGTCTGGTAGCTTCAAAGAATAAGAACCTTATTCATAATATAATGAAATTATGTCAGTCTAGACTTTGTGTACCTACAGTAGAGCAGATAGGCGCTGCAGCTTTAAAAGATACTCCAGAAAGTTACTTCATTGAAACTAGAAAAGAGTACCAAAAAAGAAGAGATATACTTATGGATGGTCTTAAAAAAATACCTGGAGTTGTATGTCAAAAGCCAACAGGTGCTTTCTACATAGTTGCTAAATTACCTGTCCCAGATGCAGAAGATTTTTCTAAATACTTATTAACTGAGTTTAATAAAGACGGCAAAACTGTAATGGTAGCACCTGCAGGAGGGTTCTATGCTACTCCTGGTCTTGGAAAAGATGAAGTGAGAATATCTTATTGTTTAAATTGTGATGATTTAAAAGATGCTATGGATCTTTTAAAAGTAGCAATAGAAGAGTATCAAAAAGTTAAAAAATAA
- a CDS encoding GNAT family N-acetyltransferase, whose product MYKCVKLTNKNLKYFRELNNKRYLFNPVNEDFFKTYDRYNFAKQLILRRRVKLIKKDLHYIGYIWSDVSYNKMCTINAMNVLCNCIAPDNSPYRYLINTIKEPCTIKYICQNNNYNFNLLKSIGFNKGEGTLTLYKNLLENIPLIFDEKLQFKIFEKGKDEQKRCEIQNEIFKTDTRVPLTLEDIYFDEAQDYYFEKGAIFLKQNDEYIGYGQIVMENDVPVIVNFGILKEFRGKKYGKALLIYLLKIMYYSGFNRVIIKVKSSNYIALQLYTNMGFRIESERYNWTLDKKSFHK is encoded by the coding sequence ATGTATAAATGCGTAAAACTAACAAACAAGAATCTAAAATATTTTAGGGAGCTAAACAATAAAAGATATTTATTTAATCCTGTAAATGAGGATTTTTTTAAAACCTATGATAGGTATAATTTTGCTAAACAGCTAATTTTAAGAAGAAGGGTAAAACTTATTAAAAAAGATTTACACTATATAGGCTATATTTGGTCTGATGTCTCTTATAATAAGATGTGTACTATAAACGCCATGAATGTATTATGTAATTGCATTGCCCCAGATAATTCGCCTTATAGGTATCTAATAAACACTATAAAAGAGCCCTGTACTATAAAATATATATGTCAAAACAACAATTATAATTTCAATTTATTAAAAAGTATTGGATTTAATAAAGGAGAGGGAACTTTAACACTTTATAAAAATTTACTTGAAAATATACCATTAATTTTTGATGAAAAACTTCAATTCAAAATATTTGAAAAGGGAAAAGATGAACAAAAAAGATGTGAAATACAAAATGAAATATTTAAAACTGATACTAGAGTTCCTTTGACTTTAGAGGATATATATTTTGACGAAGCTCAAGATTACTATTTTGAAAAGGGGGCAATTTTTCTAAAGCAAAATGATGAGTATATAGGTTATGGTCAAATTGTAATGGAAAATGATGTACCTGTTATAGTAAACTTTGGTATATTAAAAGAATTTCGAGGGAAAAAGTATGGCAAAGCACTGTTAATCTATCTTTTAAAAATAATGTACTATAGTGGATTTAATAGAGTAATAATAAAAGTAAAAAGTTCTAATTATATAGCCTTACAATTATATACTAACATGGGATTTCGTATTGAAAGTGAGAGGTATAACTGGACATTGGATAAAAAAAGTTTCCATAAATAA
- the speD gene encoding adenosylmethionine decarboxylase, protein MHELGRHILAEIYGCDAEILNNKDFIEKIMIDSAIKAGAEVREVAFHEFKPQGISGVVIISESHLTIHTWPELGYAAVDVFTCGSRINPWDACNYMTEKFHARNMTATEIKRGIFEQVVEVKASNI, encoded by the coding sequence ATGCATGAATTAGGAAGACATATTTTAGCAGAGATTTATGGATGTGATGCTGAAATATTAAATAATAAAGATTTTATAGAAAAAATTATGATTGATTCTGCAATAAAGGCAGGTGCCGAAGTTAGAGAAGTTGCTTTTCATGAATTTAAACCTCAAGGAATAAGTGGAGTAGTAATAATATCTGAATCCCACTTAACTATTCACACATGGCCTGAACTTGGTTATGCCGCTGTAGATGTGTTTACTTGTGGAAGTAGAATAAATCCTTGGGATGCATGTAATTATATGACTGAAAAGTTTCATGCCAGAAATATGACAGCAACTGAAATAAAGAGAGGTATATTTGAGCAAGTTGTAGAAGTAAAAGCTTCAAATATATAA
- a CDS encoding bifunctional 4-hydroxy-3-methylbut-2-enyl diphosphate reductase/30S ribosomal protein S1, with the protein MNIILADKSGFCFGVKRAVEESLKTQKKFNKKIYTLGPLIHNSDVVNKLKEKGIYPIEIDNIDNLREDDVVIIRSHGVPEKIFFTLKNKKINIVNATCPYVLNIQRKVQEYYKLGYSILIVGDKNHPEVIGINGWCENKALISKDGINLEKLPSKLCIVSQTTEKQSNWEKVLSIVAKKCKEFIAFNTICSATEFRQKAAADISKEVDMMVVIGGKNSSNTTKLYEICKDNCNNTIYVENSGEIPDDISNCNKIKTIGVTAGASTPDWIIKEAILKMSDDKNLELNEQLSYMDKNDTQIILGEKIKGTVISVNEKEVFLNIGYKSEGVLPKREITKNESDNLEELIHCGDELYVKVIRRQNEDGYVVLSKIELERENAYKELKEANGNSQVLKVIVKEAVNGGLVANYKGARVFIPASHVELYHVDDLSQYVDKELDVTIIEFKEEKKGTRIVASRRDLLRMEREKMEEQTWNVLEKDTVVDGEVRRLTDFGAFVDVQGVDGLLHVSELSWGRVGKPSDVLKIGDKIKVYILDIDKEKKKLSLSLKKLMEDPWINVDIKYPVGNVVLGKVVRFANFGAFVELEPGVDALVHISQISHKRIDKPEDVLKIGQEIKAKILEVNKDSEKIALSIKEVDEI; encoded by the coding sequence TTGAACATTATTTTAGCAGACAAATCAGGATTTTGTTTTGGAGTAAAAAGAGCTGTAGAAGAATCCTTAAAGACTCAAAAAAAATTTAATAAAAAAATATATACTTTAGGTCCTTTGATTCATAATAGTGATGTAGTAAATAAATTAAAGGAAAAAGGTATATATCCTATAGAAATAGATAATATAGATAATCTAAGGGAAGATGATGTGGTTATAATACGTTCTCATGGTGTTCCCGAAAAAATATTTTTTACTTTAAAAAATAAAAAAATAAACATAGTAAATGCAACTTGCCCATATGTTTTAAATATACAAAGAAAAGTACAAGAATATTATAAATTAGGGTATTCTATATTAATAGTAGGAGATAAAAATCATCCTGAAGTAATTGGAATAAATGGATGGTGCGAAAATAAGGCTTTAATATCTAAAGATGGTATCAATTTAGAAAAATTACCATCAAAACTGTGTATAGTTTCTCAAACTACAGAAAAACAATCTAACTGGGAGAAAGTGCTTAGTATAGTGGCTAAAAAGTGCAAAGAATTTATTGCTTTTAATACTATATGCAGTGCTACAGAATTTCGTCAGAAGGCAGCAGCAGATATTTCTAAAGAAGTAGATATGATGGTAGTAATAGGTGGTAAAAATAGTTCTAATACCACTAAACTTTATGAAATATGTAAAGATAACTGCAATAATACTATTTATGTTGAAAATTCAGGAGAAATACCTGATGATATAAGTAATTGTAATAAAATTAAAACTATAGGTGTTACAGCAGGAGCTTCAACACCAGATTGGATAATAAAGGAGGCAATTTTAAAAATGAGTGATGACAAAAATTTAGAATTAAATGAGCAACTATCTTATATGGACAAAAATGATACCCAAATAATATTAGGTGAAAAAATTAAGGGTACAGTAATATCTGTAAATGAAAAAGAGGTTTTTTTAAATATAGGATATAAATCAGAAGGTGTACTTCCAAAACGTGAAATAACAAAAAATGAAAGTGACAACTTAGAAGAATTAATTCATTGTGGAGATGAATTATATGTGAAAGTAATAAGAAGACAAAATGAAGATGGGTATGTGGTATTATCTAAAATAGAATTAGAAAGAGAAAATGCTTATAAAGAATTAAAAGAAGCTAATGGAAATAGTCAGGTATTAAAGGTTATTGTAAAGGAAGCTGTAAATGGAGGTCTTGTTGCCAATTACAAAGGTGCTAGGGTCTTTATACCTGCTTCTCATGTAGAATTATACCATGTAGATGATCTTTCTCAATATGTAGATAAAGAGCTTGATGTAACTATAATTGAATTTAAGGAAGAAAAGAAAGGTACAAGAATAGTAGCTTCAAGAAGAGACCTTTTGAGAATGGAAAGAGAAAAAATGGAAGAACAGACTTGGAATGTGCTTGAAAAAGATACTGTAGTAGATGGTGAAGTCAGAAGATTGACTGATTTTGGCGCATTTGTTGATGTACAAGGAGTTGACGGACTTCTACATGTATCTGAACTTTCCTGGGGAAGAGTTGGAAAACCAAGTGATGTTTTAAAAATCGGGGATAAGATTAAGGTTTATATATTAGACATTGATAAAGAAAAGAAAAAATTATCTTTATCTTTAAAAAAGCTCATGGAAGACCCATGGATCAACGTAGACATAAAATATCCTGTTGGCAATGTAGTTCTTGGTAAAGTAGTTAGATTTGCAAATTTTGGTGCATTTGTTGAATTAGAGCCAGGTGTAGATGCATTAGTTCATATATCACAAATAAGCCATAAGAGAATAGATAAACCAGAAGATGTACTTAAAATAGGTCAGGAAATAAAGGCTAAGATCCTTGAAGTAAATAAAGACAGTGAAAAAATAGCGTTAAGTATAAAAGAAGTAGATGAAATCTAA
- the cmk gene encoding (d)CMP kinase, which produces MKISVAIDGPAAAGKSTIANIVAKKFNFMYINTGAMYRAVTLMCIRQNISCTDVNKVCEITKSLKMHFEGEKLIVNGEDLTESIKHPTISNTVSNYAAISDVRKLLVKLQQQMAGEYNVIMDGRDIGSVVLKNAPLKFFLTASPEERAKRRYNELSQKNISVNYDEILNDIIKRDHIDSHRSSSPFVKAEDAVEIDSSFLSLSEVVQIISSYIKKYIEEHR; this is translated from the coding sequence TTGAAAATATCTGTAGCAATAGACGGACCTGCAGCTGCCGGTAAAAGCACCATAGCAAATATAGTAGCCAAAAAATTTAATTTTATGTACATAAATACTGGAGCTATGTATAGAGCAGTTACTCTTATGTGTATAAGACAAAATATAAGCTGCACAGATGTAAATAAAGTATGTGAAATCACAAAATCACTTAAAATGCATTTTGAAGGAGAGAAGTTAATTGTAAATGGAGAAGACTTAACTGAAAGTATAAAGCATCCTACAATAAGCAATACTGTATCCAATTATGCTGCAATTTCTGATGTTCGAAAATTACTTGTAAAGTTGCAACAGCAAATGGCAGGAGAATATAATGTAATTATGGATGGAAGAGATATTGGCAGTGTTGTTTTAAAAAATGCACCTTTAAAATTTTTTCTAACTGCTAGTCCAGAGGAAAGAGCTAAAAGAAGATATAACGAACTGAGTCAAAAAAATATATCTGTAAACTATGACGAAATACTAAATGACATAATTAAAAGAGATCATATAGATTCACATAGATCCTCTTCACCTTTTGTAAAGGCTGAAGATGCTGTAGAGATAGATTCATCTTTTCTCTCTCTTTCTGAAGTTGTACAAATAATTTCATCCTATATAAAAAAGTATATTGAAGAACATAGATAA